Below is a genomic region from Butyrivibrio sp. AE3004.
GATCTGCGTGAACTCAGAAAGAAATCAGGAGGTTATTTTGGCTCCGGAGAATCAACAGGTTCTATTGGTGTTGTCACTATAAACATGCCCAGAATAGCATATCTTGCAGACAACGAAAAAGATTTTTATAATCGCCTTGATCACTTAATGGACATAGCAGCCAGAAGTCTTAATACCAAACGTCAGGTTATAAGCAAACTCCTTGATCAGGGTTTATATCCTTATACAAAGAGATATTTGGGATCTTTTTCCAATCACTTCTCAACGATCGGGCTAATTGGTATGAACGAAGTCGGTCTTAATTCCAAATGGCTCAGATGTGACATGACGGATTCCAAAGTCCAGGCTTTTACAAAAGATGTTCTGACCCATATGCGAGACAGACTTTCTGACTACCAGGAAAAGTATGGGGATTTGTACAATCTTGAAGCAACACCTGCAGAATCAACAACTTATCGCTTTGCAAAACACGATAAAGAGCTTTATCCTGACATAATTACGGCAAATATGAGTGGAACGCCTTATTATACAAATTCTTCTCATCTGCCTGTTGGTTATACAGAAGATATTTTCACTGCTCTGGACATTCAGGATGAATTGCAGACACTTTACACTTCAGGAACCGTTTTCCATGCATTCCTTGGTGAAAAGCTGCCTGATTGGAAATCAGCTGCTAATCTTGTCAGAAAAATAGCTGAAAATTATAAACTTCCATATTATACAATGTCACCTACGTACTCTGTATGTAAGGAACACGGATATCTCTCAGGCGAGCAGACTATATGCCCGCATTGTGGGAAGAAAACCGAAGTTTATAGCCGAATCACCGGATATTATCGTCCCGTTGCAAATTGGAATGATGGAAAGACTCAAGAATATCGGGATCGTCAAGTTTATAATGTTGCGCATTCCTCTTTTACTCACAAAAAGCAGGGCTCATACAGTACTACTGTACAATCTCCTTTCATGGAAACCTCTGTAAAAACAGCAGCTGAACTTGAAAATACTCTGATTAATCTAAAAATTACAACCAATGAAGCCGCTTTTCTCTTCAAGACAAAAACATGTCCGAACTGCAAAATTGCCAGTTCTCTCTTGGATAAAGCAGGAATCAATTACACAGTAGTGGATGCTGATACAAATGCCAAACTGGTAGAAAAATTCGGTATAATGCAAGCTCCTACACTAATTGTTGCCAACAACAACGAATTCAAGGCATATGCAGGCATTTCTGATATAAAAGGGTGGTTGAACTCATCTGTAGAAAAAGTTAAGGCATAGTTTATTCCTTTGATTATTATAGACTCCGGGCAAAACACTCCCGGAGTCTGTTTTTATATTTTTGATATCTTTTTTCTGAACAAAGTAAACAAAATGGTGTTATGATTAAAGGAACATCTGTGTATTCTCGGATAATATTTTAAAAGATAATAATGAAGGGATAGCTCATGATTAACGGCAAAAAAATCATTGCATTATGTACTTCAAGAATATATGACAATCAAAATTTCAGTTTCCTTGAGGCACTTGGCAAATCGCTAAAAAATATAAATTATAGACTTTTTATTTATACTCTAAATACAGATTTATATTGGATGGATCAAAATAATTATGATGAAACTTTTGTGTTTGATATTATTCCCTATGATAAAATCGATGCAATCATCATTATGGATGAAAAGATTAAAAGTATCGATGTTTCCGAAAAGATTATATTAAACGCCAAAAAGCACTCTGTTCCTACTCTTATAATAGACGGAGATTATGAAGGGACCTCACAGATTCATTTTGATTATGCAGCCGGATTTGAAAGTGTTGTTCGACATATTATTGAATTTCATCATGTAAAAAAACCCCATTTTATGGCCGGCAATAGAGATAACAAATTTTCAGATGAACGTCTTGATGTATTTAAAAAGGTTTTATCTGAAAACAACATCCCTTTTAACGATAATATGGTTAGTTATGGAGATTTTTGGGCAGATCCCAGCAGACAGGCCACACAGGAACTATTAAAAAGCGGAAATATCCCTGAAGCCGTTATTTGTGCAAATGACATAATGGCTATAAATGTTAGTGATGTCCTTATCTCATCAGGACTCAGTGTTCCCGGAGATGTTATAGTTTCCGGTTTTGACGGTGTTGACGAAGCATTTATGTGCACCCCGGGGATAACAACAGCATCTTGTGACAGTACAGAGCTTGCTGAAATAGTTTGCAAAGCAATAAGGCATTTCGAGTATGATGGTAGCCCTCATAGCTACTATGTAACTCCTAAATTTATTCAAAATGATTCCTGTGGTTGTCCAAGACATACAGGTCTTAGTGGCAGTACTATTAGCAGATTTAATAATAGATTTTACAGATATCAGGACGACATTCGTATTCTTCATGATATAACTGCCAGGATGTTTTCTACCAAAGCCGAAGAGTTCAGTGTTTCCTCTCTTCGTAGCAATTTGACTCAGAATATGTGCTGTGTAATAAATAACGCCTGTTTTCATCATGACAAAAACTTCTTTTTGGATACAGTAAATGAATCAGCTTACAGCATTGTATATAACTCATATTCCGATAAAGATGAGATAATACCATATAATGCAGATGAAATAATCCCAAACATCGATATGATTTTGGACAATGGATACCCTCTCATTTTTAATGCCCTTGATTACATGAGTAAAGCTATTGGTTTTATATGTTACTCGTTTCAAAAATACGATATTGTTGATTATTCTAAAACTCCCAGCATTACGGATGCAATAAGTATGGGCATCGGTGGCTATGTAAACATGCAATATCAGCATTTCCTGATAAATAAAGTTCAAGAAATGTACCAAAATGATAGTCTTACTGGTTTTTACAACAGACTTGCTTTTCAATCTGCTTACGACAACCTAAGAACTATGCCCGGAGTAATAGGCAAGCCACTGACTATAATAATGCAGGATTTAGACCGACTTAAAACTATAAATGACTCTCTTGGTCATTCAGAAGGCGATCGAGCAATCGCTACTGCCGCATTTGCCTTAAAGCAATCCTGCCCTGAAGGCACTTTATTTGTTCGGTACGGTGGCGATGAAATGCTTGCCTTAATATCAGGATTATCTAACAATGCCGAGATTATTCGAACTGTTCAAGAAACACTAAAAACCGAAAGTCAAAAACTTGGCTATAACGTTTCTGTTAGTATTGGTGCTTATACGACTGTCTTGACTAAAGATTTAAATCTTGATCAGATTATTGTACTGGCAGACCAGCAAATGTACAGAATGAAAAAAAACAGTAAAAATATCTTCTGATATTATTTTACACCTGTTAAGATGTAGGTTATTATGATATGAGAAAAGTTTTGGAGGAAGACTAATGGGGAAAAAATCCATAAAGGAAAACAAAAACATCTATTTTGAAAGTAGGGAAATTGCAGGGTTAACCAGGGCACAGGCTAGCGAAAAAATAGGTTTTATTAGTGAAAGCCGTCTTGAAAAAATTGAATCTGAAAAAACAGCGATTCAGCCTGAAGATGTTGTAGCAATGGCAGATGCTTATAAGAGACCTGATTTATGCAATTACTACTGCACCCATGAATGTAGAATAGGTAAGGATTCCGTTCCTGTAGCAAAGGAATCAACATTGTCCGAGATTGTACTAGCTATGTTGTCATCTCTTAATTCACTGGATACGCAGAGAAACCGCCTTATAGATATTACTGCTGATGGTATCATTTCTGATGATGAACTCCCGGATTTTGTTAGTATTCAAAAACAGCTTGCAATGATTGACCAGACAGTAGAATCTCTAAAAATTTGGGTTGCAAACACTGTTGCTAATGGGCAAATAAACAAAGATAAGCTTGAATCTCTATTATCTGAAAAAAAATAACCCTTGTAAATTGACTAATAAATTAAATACTGCAGCATTTGTTTTCACACATGCTGCAGTATTTTTTACTTAAAAAGAATATTTATACCCAAAAATGTTCTGTTTAAGGATGTAATTCACACTCTTACTCCGTGAATACTTTCTTTGCCATATTATCAGCAAGTTCTTCAATAGTTCCTTCCTTAAAAGGACTCTTTAATCCTACTTCATCAAGCATTTCCTCATAGAATTTGCTCGCTGAAATTTTGCAAAGTTTTAAATATTGCTTCCAGGCTTCTGAAAAATCATTATCCATGCGGACTTTGAACTGCATAGCTATAACACTTGCCAATACATAATCTATATAGTAGAACGGGCTCCAGAAAATATGCCCCTGCTTTTGCCAAAATCCACCGTTATCAAAGAAAACATCTCCATCAAAATCAAGCCAGGGTCTGTAGTTTTTTTCCAATTCTTTCCATACCAGCTTACGTTCAGCAGGTGTCATCTCCGGTTTTTCATACACGATATGCTGAAATTCATCTACCATACATCCATAAGGAATAAAGGTTATCGCATCTTCTAAATGCATCTTGAAATAATCATCTGCTCTATCACCGAAAAACTTATCCATCCACCCATATGTAAAGTATTCCATCGACATTGAATGAATTTCAGCAGTTTCCATAGTAATGTCATTATGTTCCAAAATCTCATCATTACGTGTAACATAACCCTGAAATGCATGTCCGCATTCATGTGTAACAACATCTACATCTCCGCTTGTTCCATTGAAATTAGCAAATATAAAAGGGACTTTATACATAGGGAGAAAATCCATATATCCACCCTGTTTTTTGTTTTTTCTACCAAGAACATCAAACAGTTCATTCTCAATCATTACGTCAATAAATTCTGCTGTTTCCGGCGAAAGCTCTCTATACATTTCCTGTCCGGCTTTCATAATTTCCTCAGGAGTTCCGATAGGCGCAGGGTTACCATTTTTAAAATATACCTCGTTATCATAATATTTCAGATCACAAAGTCCAAGATCCTGCTGGCGTTTTCTTTGTATTTTTTCTACGAGCGGAACAAATGACTTCTTAACCTGAGATCTGAAATTCTCAACCTGCTCTCTTCTGTATGAATTTCTCATCATACGATTGTAGCCAAGTTCAATATAATTTTCATAGCCAAGTTCTATTGCCTGTTTTGTCCTATTTTTAACCAGTTTGTCATAGATATCATCAATATCTTCAGTAACTGACATGAAATAATCCGATAAAGCTTTCCAGGCCTGTTTTCTGGTCTCTCTATCATTATCGGTCAAATATTTTCTAAGAAGTGAAATGTTAAATTCCTCACCTCTAAACGGAATTTTCGCAGATGCTATTATTTTGTCATATTTACTGATCAAAGCATTTTCTTCCTGCATAAGAGGCAGAATTTTTTCATCTATAGAGGCAAAGTTAAGCTCCATATTTTTGAATGCAACCTTCCCTATTTTCTCCTCTAGATAATTTCTGTAAGGCGAATTATACAGCACTTTCTGATACTCATTATTATATTGAGAAATTATTGGATTGATCTCATCAATATAATCCTTTTCTTTCGCATAGAATTCCTGTGTAGTATCTACATCATGTCTAAAACCGGCAATTCTTATCATTGTGTATAGTTCACTAATATACTTGTAGTAATCTTTATGTAAATTGAATTGCTCTTCCCCGCTTTTCGAATTCTTACTATCTGTAATCAACTTTTCAAAAAAAGCTTTTACCACTTCAATGTCAATGTGTTTGTAAGGCATTTCTGAAAATTTCATCCACATATTCCTCTTCTTTCTTAGATTTTTAATCATCATTAATTATAGTATTATTACTATTTTAAAACAAGAAATATTATTGATGTATTGATGTTATGTAATAGCAATACATTTACATCCAGTCATCTTGATATACTAGCCAGAACAACTATATGTCAACAAAATATAGATTGTAATTTATCTATATTTAATTATTTTTTTATATCTTAATATTCTTCATATCATATAATAAATTATAACTGTTTGTATCCGGTACATCTTTTTTGAACCGGATTACAATAACAATAAAGGAGTTCTAAAAAATCAACACATCATGTTTTGCAATATCTATTTCAGGAAAGGATAGGAAAATATGCCAAATAAACGATTCTTACCTATAATTTCAGCGTTGACACTTTCCATTTTTGTAGTCAGTTGTAATTCAGCTACTAAAACAGTTGATGAAGAGGCTACTCCTCAGTCTTCCCTAACATTATTAAATGTAAAAAGTGAAGTAAGTAGTCAGATTGAATCCTTAGCAAAACAATATACCAGCGAAACCGGTATCCCTGTAAACGTACTCAATGTGGCTGCAGGAGTTGATGCGCAAGCCACCTTAAAAGGATATTATCTGTCCGACCAAATGCCTGATATTATAGCCTGCGAAGCATCAGGTTTTGCAAATTGGGAAGGTTTATTAACAGATCTTAGCGATCAGGAATGGACAAAACGCACGGACGCCTCATATATAGATCCAACTTATGGTGTACTTGGATTCCCTTATACTACTGAAGCTATTGGACTCGCATATAATTCAGATATACTTTCCAAATGCGGAATAACCCCATCTGATATTAATAATCCTGATTCTTTAAAAACCGCATTTGAAACTATTAATTCCAAAAAAAGTGAACTAGGTCTAACTGCAGTAATAGCATATTGTGCAGAACCAAATGATGTAGGATGGTCAAGCGGTAATCATATTTTCGGTACATATCTTGATTCCGGATTACAACGAAATGATACTACCTTTATTGATTTGCTCAACAAAGGCGGTCAATTAGATGATGAAAGATTTTCAGCCTTCGCAGATATGATAAGTATGTTCAATGAATATTCAGATCCTGCAATTCTAACAGAAAGCGCCTATGACGATCAGGTAAATGGGTTTGCAAGCGGTAAATATGCATTTATAACACAGGGGTCGTGGATTGGTGCTACCATGACCGGTGACGCTGCTGATGATTATGCAACTGCAGGAAATTTTGAAGTCGGAATGCTGCCTTACTGTTTTATGAATGGACAAGACACAATTCTTACAAGTGCACCATCCTGGTGGGCAATTCCTAAAGAAGGAAATGTTGAGGAAGCCAAAGCCTTTTTACAATGGTGTTCAGAAGATTCTGCCCAAAAAATACTAGTTGAAGAAGCAGGTTTCATTAGTCCTTTCACAGATTGTAAATACATTGCTTCAGATCCGTTTGCTCCTGTTATTTCTTCTTATATTTCAGCAGGCAAAACATCCAGTTGGCATTGGCAGGAAATGCCCGCGGGACTAGGTCAAAATGGTTTATCTTTCGCATTTTTTAAATTTGCAAACGGTGAATTAGATAAAGACAGTTTTATTAACGAAGTTAAGACGATCACATCCGATTGGTATTCAAAACTGTAAGGAGGTGAAGAAAATGGGAAATAACAGACAAGAAACACCTACCAAGGCTGTAAATATCAACGTAAGTAAAGTTAATTCAATTTTATTTCAATTAATGCTTCTAAACCTCTTAATGCTTATTTCTTTTGTAATAGTAATGAATCTTGTGATGTCATCTATGAAGAAATCGACAACAAGCAGTATTGATATGTTTGACTCAATGATGACACTGACTCAACACGAAGCAATATTAAAATCAGATGTTATGTCTTTATATGATCAGACAACAGGCTATATCTCAGCAGGAGCTGCTGAAACTAAAGAAGCGCTTCTTCCACAGATTGAAGTAGCCAAAGCTGCTATTTTGTCAGATATAAATCAATTAAACCAGGATTTTACTGCTTCTAATGATGAAGAAGCAAAATCACAGCTGCAGGAAATATCATCTCAATATAGCAGGTTATCAAATCTAATAGACAATGCTATTACACGTTGCGATGCAGGTGACCAGGATTCAGCATATGCTATTCTATTTGATAAAGCAGAAATCCAGAAAATAGCAATTTTTCATTCAACAAAAGCTCTTGACCGTGCTATTTCCAACGAAGCTAACGAAACAACCAATACCATGAATGAACTCCTTGCATCAGGACGTATTGTTGCAATAATAGGAATGCTTATCATTCTCGTACTAATCGCTATAAATTTCCTTGTAAGCTACAAAACTATTGTTAAAAAAATACGTTCTATAAGCGACGAAGTCAACATCATGATTGCCAACATTGAACAGGGAAATGGTGATTTAACTGCCAGAATAAAGACTAAAACCAAATCAGAATTATTATACATAACAACGGGTATCAATCACTTTATCGAAACTCTTCAAGGAATAATGCGAGACGTAAAAAACGGTTCAATGGTTCTTACCGCTTCCTCAGAAGAAGTAGCTTCGCAACTTCGTATCGCTGATGACAACGTTACTAATACTTCTGCAGCACTTGAAGAACTGTCTGCGAACATGGAAACTTTAGCAGAGACTGTTTCATCTATTAACGGAAAAGTAGACGATGTTAAGTCAGCAGCACAAGCCATTACTGATGAAGCAACAAGCGGTACTGAGACAGCACTAAAAATAAAAGAAGAAGCTAATACACTAAAGATGCGTGTAAACATCAAAAAAGCTGATGCAGGCCATCAAATGTCAAGCTTATCCAATACTCTGAGTCAATCTGTTAAAGATTCAGAAAAAGTTGGACAGATTAGTGAGCTAACAAGTGTTATTTTAGATATTGCATCTCAAACCAATCTACTTTCTTTGAATGCTTCCATAGAAGCCGCACGTGCCGGAGAGGCCGGGAAAGGCTTTGCTGTTGTTGCAACAGAAATAAGTGCTCTTGCTGAAAATAGCCGCAAAACCGCAGGTACTATACAGGAAATTAGTAATGAAGTTACTGAAGCTGTAAATTCTCTTGCCAGAAATGCACAAGAAGCACTGGATTTTATAAACGGAACTGTGCTAGGCGATTATGATGAATTCGTTGATACCGGAGAAAAATATGAACATACAGCAGATATTATGGACGATATGCTAAATTCTTTTACTGAGAAAGCAGATAATCTTAATGATATAATGCAGGAAATGGTCGAATCAATACAAATGATCACCACTTCAATTCAGGAAAGTTCTAAAGCTATTTCCATGTCGGCTGAAAGCTCAACTGAAATTGTTGGTGGCATTAAAAAAATATCCAGTGCCATTACTAAAAATACTGATGTTACAGAACAGCTAAGCGAAACAACAGAAAAGTTTTCTTCACTATAATATCATTTTATTCAATAACGGCTGGTATGCATTTTAATATGCTTACCAGCCGAATTCTTGATTATTTTTATTTAAGACTTTGTCTTTTTCAGTACTTTTTCAAATAAGATTTAATTCTTATTCTTAAAAAAATACCTTTTACTCTTCTATGAGCGCATTTCCTTCAACAGTATTTCCGCAAGATCAGGCTTATTCATTATATAAAAATGAATTCCATCAGCGCCCCTTTCTTTTAATTCGAGAGCCTGCCTGATAGCATAATCAATACCGTATTTTCTCATCTCCTCCGGTTTATCTCCATATTTCGCTATAATGGATGATAATTCTTCAGGTACTGTTGTACCTGATAACGTTACAGTTGTTCCTAATTGTTTTGCACTTGTAACAGGCATTATTCCCGCCGAAATAGGCGCATTTATACCCAGATCATATAATTTATCCTGTAACCTATAAAAGTACTCATTTTCGAAGAATAATTGCGAAATAAGTACATCACAACCGCTATCAACCTTTTTCTTTGTGTTATATATATCAGCTTCATCTGATGGTGCTTCAGGGTGCTTATGAGGATAACAAGCTCCCAGAAGGGTAAACTCCATACCTTTTTCCCTAATAAATTCAGCCATATCACTAGCATGAGAAAAGTCTCTTGCATTAAATTCTTCATCTGTCATCATCTTAGGCCGATCACCCCTTAAAACAAGAATATTATCAATCCCTATATCCTTAAACCTATTTAGACCATCTTCCAGTTTTTCTTTTGTAAAACCAACACTTGTAATATGTGATACAACCTCAAGACCAGCTTTATTTTTAGCATAATCTGCTATCTCAATGGCTTTACCTGCATTTGATCCCCCAGCACCATACGTAACACTTACAAAATCAACATTTATTGCAGCTAGCTTGTCCAGTTTCGCATAAATATTCTTAAATTCATCTTCCTTTTTTGGCGGATAGATTTCACAAGACAATACTGTAGTACCTTTTTTATATAAACTTCTAACGCTTCCCATTCATTACTCCTCCTTTTTATTTTTATTATTATAACACGTGAAAGCTGCCAGGGGGCAGCCTGGCAGCTTTCTATATGGTTATCAAGCTTGCGATCCATCCTTTGATCACCGCAACGGCCCTAAAAAAGGGCACAAAAAACCTGTTTCCATGTCGTTTCCCTTCCATGGAAACAGGTTGCTTTCCGTTGCTAATAATTATATCGGTGCATCCTCAAAAAATATTAGTGCTTTTTTATTGATTTATTTTAATTTTATCCTATTGCCTTTTTTACCGCTTCTAAAACACGATCTGCCTGGAAAGGCTTAACAATAAAGTCTTTTGCACCAGCTTGTATAGATTCGATAACCATTGCCTGTTGCCCCATGGCAGAGCACATAATGCAACAAGCATTAGGATCTGCAGCCTTTATACCCTTTAGAGCACCAATACCATCAAGCTCCGGCATGGTAATATCAAGAGTTACAAGATCAGGCTTAAGTTCGTTATACTTGTCGATTGCAATCTTACCATTTTCGGCCTCGCCGGCAATCTCATAACCACCCTTTGTCAAAATGTCTTTCAACATCATACGCATAAAAGCGGCATCATCTGTAATAAGTACTCTCTTAGCCATTATGAACCTCCATATTTTCTATTCCGGATTATATAATGTGCTCCGGTATATCTTTCGAATTCATTTACTATTTTATCATAAAATCATCAAAAAAAACCCTAAATCGTCGCTCAAACAATTAAAAAATGATAAAATTTCGTTCCGTTTCGAAATAAATTCTAAAATTATAATATATCCTGGTTCATCACATCAAATTATTATTACATCTATATCCTCTTTTATACTATCATCATATCATCACGTCATCATTTTTTATGAACATGCCCTTACTCTTCTATTTCTATGTTCTTTATCTGTATTCCCTTACCTCTTATTAAATTTCCTTTTCTTTCTCCACACTTTGGACACTTATAACTATAGATCTTTTCCGGATGATA
It encodes:
- a CDS encoding M3 family oligoendopeptidase; the protein is MKFSEMPYKHIDIEVVKAFFEKLITDSKNSKSGEEQFNLHKDYYKYISELYTMIRIAGFRHDVDTTQEFYAKEKDYIDEINPIISQYNNEYQKVLYNSPYRNYLEEKIGKVAFKNMELNFASIDEKILPLMQEENALISKYDKIIASAKIPFRGEEFNISLLRKYLTDNDRETRKQAWKALSDYFMSVTEDIDDIYDKLVKNRTKQAIELGYENYIELGYNRMMRNSYRREQVENFRSQVKKSFVPLVEKIQRKRQQDLGLCDLKYYDNEVYFKNGNPAPIGTPEEIMKAGQEMYRELSPETAEFIDVMIENELFDVLGRKNKKQGGYMDFLPMYKVPFIFANFNGTSGDVDVVTHECGHAFQGYVTRNDEILEHNDITMETAEIHSMSMEYFTYGWMDKFFGDRADDYFKMHLEDAITFIPYGCMVDEFQHIVYEKPEMTPAERKLVWKELEKNYRPWLDFDGDVFFDNGGFWQKQGHIFWSPFYYIDYVLASVIAMQFKVRMDNDFSEAWKQYLKLCKISASKFYEEMLDEVGLKSPFKEGTIEELADNMAKKVFTE
- a CDS encoding ABC transporter substrate-binding protein, which produces MPNKRFLPIISALTLSIFVVSCNSATKTVDEEATPQSSLTLLNVKSEVSSQIESLAKQYTSETGIPVNVLNVAAGVDAQATLKGYYLSDQMPDIIACEASGFANWEGLLTDLSDQEWTKRTDASYIDPTYGVLGFPYTTEAIGLAYNSDILSKCGITPSDINNPDSLKTAFETINSKKSELGLTAVIAYCAEPNDVGWSSGNHIFGTYLDSGLQRNDTTFIDLLNKGGQLDDERFSAFADMISMFNEYSDPAILTESAYDDQVNGFASGKYAFITQGSWIGATMTGDAADDYATAGNFEVGMLPYCFMNGQDTILTSAPSWWAIPKEGNVEEAKAFLQWCSEDSAQKILVEEAGFISPFTDCKYIASDPFAPVISSYISAGKTSSWHWQEMPAGLGQNGLSFAFFKFANGELDKDSFINEVKTITSDWYSKL
- a CDS encoding methylenetetrahydrofolate reductase, whose amino-acid sequence is MGSVRSLYKKGTTVLSCEIYPPKKEDEFKNIYAKLDKLAAINVDFVSVTYGAGGSNAGKAIEIADYAKNKAGLEVVSHITSVGFTKEKLEDGLNRFKDIGIDNILVLRGDRPKMMTDEEFNARDFSHASDMAEFIREKGMEFTLLGACYPHKHPEAPSDEADIYNTKKKVDSGCDVLISQLFFENEYFYRLQDKLYDLGINAPISAGIMPVTSAKQLGTTVTLSGTTVPEELSSIIAKYGDKPEEMRKYGIDYAIRQALELKERGADGIHFYIMNKPDLAEILLKEMRS
- a CDS encoding ribonucleoside triphosphate reductase; this encodes MYEVVKRDGSIAKFDISKISSAIIKAFEALEKPYHSSVIDLVSLRVASDFETKITANKITVEQIQDSVEKVLSESGYSDVAKTYILYRKQREKVRNVNSALLNYKDLVNDYLKINDWRVKENSTVTYSIGGLILSNSGAITANYWLSEVYDEEIAKAHRSAAIHIHDLAMLSGYCAGWSLKQLIQEGLGGIPGKITSAPANHLSTLCNQMVNFLGIMQNEWAGAQAFSSFDTYLAPFVKVDNLSQDEVKQCIQSFVYGVNTPSRWGTQAPFSNITLDWTVPADLKNINAIVGGKELDFTYGDCQHEMDMVNKAFIEIMIEGDANGRGFQYPIPTYSITSDFDWSETENNKLLFEMTAKYGTPYFSNYINSDMEPSDVRSMCCRLRLDLRELRKKSGGYFGSGESTGSIGVVTINMPRIAYLADNEKDFYNRLDHLMDIAARSLNTKRQVISKLLDQGLYPYTKRYLGSFSNHFSTIGLIGMNEVGLNSKWLRCDMTDSKVQAFTKDVLTHMRDRLSDYQEKYGDLYNLEATPAESTTYRFAKHDKELYPDIITANMSGTPYYTNSSHLPVGYTEDIFTALDIQDELQTLYTSGTVFHAFLGEKLPDWKSAANLVRKIAENYKLPYYTMSPTYSVCKEHGYLSGEQTICPHCGKKTEVYSRITGYYRPVANWNDGKTQEYRDRQVYNVAHSSFTHKKQGSYSTTVQSPFMETSVKTAAELENTLINLKITTNEAAFLFKTKTCPNCKIASSLLDKAGINYTVVDADTNAKLVEKFGIMQAPTLIVANNNEFKAYAGISDIKGWLNSSVEKVKA
- a CDS encoding helix-turn-helix domain-containing protein, which gives rise to MGKKSIKENKNIYFESREIAGLTRAQASEKIGFISESRLEKIESEKTAIQPEDVVAMADAYKRPDLCNYYCTHECRIGKDSVPVAKESTLSEIVLAMLSSLNSLDTQRNRLIDITADGIISDDELPDFVSIQKQLAMIDQTVESLKIWVANTVANGQINKDKLESLLSEKK
- a CDS encoding methyl-accepting chemotaxis protein, which translates into the protein MGNNRQETPTKAVNINVSKVNSILFQLMLLNLLMLISFVIVMNLVMSSMKKSTTSSIDMFDSMMTLTQHEAILKSDVMSLYDQTTGYISAGAAETKEALLPQIEVAKAAILSDINQLNQDFTASNDEEAKSQLQEISSQYSRLSNLIDNAITRCDAGDQDSAYAILFDKAEIQKIAIFHSTKALDRAISNEANETTNTMNELLASGRIVAIIGMLIILVLIAINFLVSYKTIVKKIRSISDEVNIMIANIEQGNGDLTARIKTKTKSELLYITTGINHFIETLQGIMRDVKNGSMVLTASSEEVASQLRIADDNVTNTSAALEELSANMETLAETVSSINGKVDDVKSAAQAITDEATSGTETALKIKEEANTLKMRVNIKKADAGHQMSSLSNTLSQSVKDSEKVGQISELTSVILDIASQTNLLSLNASIEAARAGEAGKGFAVVATEISALAENSRKTAGTIQEISNEVTEAVNSLARNAQEALDFINGTVLGDYDEFVDTGEKYEHTADIMDDMLNSFTEKADNLNDIMQEMVESIQMITTSIQESSKAISMSAESSTEIVGGIKKISSAITKNTDVTEQLSETTEKFSSL
- a CDS encoding substrate-binding and GGDEF domain-containing protein; amino-acid sequence: MDQNNYDETFVFDIIPYDKIDAIIIMDEKIKSIDVSEKIILNAKKHSVPTLIIDGDYEGTSQIHFDYAAGFESVVRHIIEFHHVKKPHFMAGNRDNKFSDERLDVFKKVLSENNIPFNDNMVSYGDFWADPSRQATQELLKSGNIPEAVICANDIMAINVSDVLISSGLSVPGDVIVSGFDGVDEAFMCTPGITTASCDSTELAEIVCKAIRHFEYDGSPHSYYVTPKFIQNDSCGCPRHTGLSGSTISRFNNRFYRYQDDIRILHDITARMFSTKAEEFSVSSLRSNLTQNMCCVINNACFHHDKNFFLDTVNESAYSIVYNSYSDKDEIIPYNADEIIPNIDMILDNGYPLIFNALDYMSKAIGFICYSFQKYDIVDYSKTPSITDAISMGIGGYVNMQYQHFLINKVQEMYQNDSLTGFYNRLAFQSAYDNLRTMPGVIGKPLTIIMQDLDRLKTINDSLGHSEGDRAIATAAFALKQSCPEGTLFVRYGGDEMLALISGLSNNAEIIRTVQETLKTESQKLGYNVSVSIGAYTTVLTKDLNLDQIIVLADQQMYRMKKNSKNIF
- a CDS encoding response regulator, which produces MAKRVLITDDAAFMRMMLKDILTKGGYEIAGEAENGKIAIDKYNELKPDLVTLDITMPELDGIGALKGIKAADPNACCIMCSAMGQQAMVIESIQAGAKDFIVKPFQADRVLEAVKKAIG